The Phalacrocorax carbo chromosome 30, bPhaCar2.1, whole genome shotgun sequence region TGGTGCTGGGGTGCGCTGTCAGCTGCGAGAGGCGGGAAGgtgggtgcagggctgggggcgtCCCCTCACTCCTGAAATGCCCCCTGAACCCCCTAACCCACCATGTTCCTCCTTTGTAGAACACATTCAGCGCATCATGACGCTGGAGGAGTCAGTGCAGCACGTGGTGATGATGGCCATCCAGGAGGTGGGGGCACCTTGAGGGTCCCCAGGGGGCTGTTGGGGGTCTCTAGGGGTGTGTTGGGaccctgggggcattgagggggacaggaggggaTGGGGGTCTCTGTGGGGTTGTCTCAGGGGAGTTTGGAGCATCCTGGAGCCTGAGAGTGAATGTGACCAGAGGGCTCTGCAGgaaggtttggggggggtgggtgatTTTTGGGAAGCACCGTGGGTTATGGGGGGGCCCTGAAGAACCCCCCCCCCAACTACACTTTATAATGTTGTAATTTTTTCGTTTACACAGCTTTTGGATAAAGAACCATCGGAGACAATGGCAGTGGAGATGTACGGGAACTTCGACACGCaggtggggggggctgggtgCAGGGTTGGGGGGCGCAAGGCCAGGGGCTACGGGGGGAGCGCTCTGGTGGGGCGCTCCAGgggagccccagggctggggggcaggtTGGGGAGTGtcggggcagggtgggggctggttgggggtggctgggggggtgTGTTCCCCCGGCACTGATCCCCCTTTCCCCCTGCAGTCACGGCGCTATTACTTCCTGAGCGAGGAGCCCGAGGAGGCCGGGGGGCCGCAGCAGCGCTGCCTTGAGTTGGAGCAGCAGGTGGGGCCCAGACGCCTGGTTTCACAGTCCTATCCCTGCCAGTCTCTAGGGTTGGGGTGAGGGCACCCAAAGGGTCGCACTGAGTGGGAGGGGGTTCTTTGCTATCTTGTATAAGGGTTGGGTGGTGCACCCCgtccctgggaccccccagggaGGGCAGCCCAGATGCCCGGGTCCCTTCCTGGACATTTGGGTCCTGCCGGCGCGGGGCAGGTGGCGgcgctgctggaggagaagggcAGCCTGGCAGAGGAGAACCGTGTGCTGCGAGAGGAGAAGGCGCAGCTGGAGGCTGATGCTGCCGGTGCCTCTGCCAAGAAGCTGCTACTGCTGCAGACGCAggtggagcagctgcaggaggagaattACCGGTAAGgcccggacacctgggtcccctgggcagggaggggggccCAGCCTGGGTCCCTTTGGAGGGGTTACCCCAATCTCTGGGGTCTGGGTTTTCCCACAGAGAGTGCAAAATAGGGGTTGGAGGGGCGAGTAGCACTCTACACTCCTATGCCATGGGGGGTCCCCTGATGTTGGGGTCCCcttgggcaggctggagagtgGGAAGGAGGAGCTGCGGGTGCGCTGCAGCCAGCTGGAGCGGGAGGCACGGGGACTGCAGGCGCGGGCAGAGGAGCTGAGCGGCCTGGCTGGGGAGGCCCGCGCCCTGCGCGATGAGATGGACGTGCTGAGGTGGGCCGGGGTCccgttgggggggggggggtgtgcccagacacctgggtcccctcaGGGTGTCCTTGGGCAGTTGGGGTGCCCCAGGGCATGGGGTATACCCTGGCGCTCGGGGCACCCCCGGCGCAGGGAACACCAGCGGTCCCCCCCGATCCCGGCAGGGCGTCGTCGGCGCGCGCGGGGCGGCTggaggcggcggtggcggcgtACCGGGgccgcgcggcggcggcgggtgaCCTGCGGCGCTGGGTGCGGGCACTGGAGGAGCGCCATGCCACCCAGCtgcggcgggcggccgcgctgcAGCAACAGCTGGGCCGGGCACAGGCCGGCTGCGCACAGCTGGAGGCCGCCCGCAGGCAGGTGGGCGGAGCTATAGGCTGGTGGGCGGGGTTTGGGGGCGGGGCTGTGGCCAAGGGGCGGGACAATGTTGTCCAGGCCCAATGCCATATGGCTGGGGGGTGTGGCTTTGGCGTGGGGGCAGGGCTAGGCCTACAGGCTCCTCCCACAGGGAACTGGGTGGGGCAGCAGAGGCATGGCCTGCGTGGAGGTGGGTGTGGTCACCGAGGGGGTGTGGCCACctgtggcagctgcagaggtgTGAAGGTGTGGGGGGCGGGGCTGTGGCCCGAGGGGGTGTGGTCAGCTGTGGCCCCACCCAGGTGGAGGAGCTGAGCGGGCAGCAGGCGGCGGCAGAGCTGCGGGCAGAGAAATGGCAGGTGGAGTTCAGGAACCTGCAGGAGAAGTTTGAGGCGCTGAACAAGGAGAAGGAGGCGAGTGTCTGTCGttcgtgtcccccccccacccccaccccgggcgcctgggtcccccctACTGACCTCCCCTGGCCCCTGCAGCGGCTGCTGGAGGAGCGGGACGCCCTACGTGAGGCCAATGAGGAGCTGCGCTGCACTCaggtgcagcagagctgcctgcgTCAGGCAGGTGGGTGGGGGACCCCGTGGGGGGAGACACgggccctgggcagggggaaggtgACAGACTCCATGTCGGGGGGAGGGACCCTGCTGAGCTCAACCTTCATACGAGACACCAGAGAATCCCTCCCTTGGGGCAAGGGTTTTGGCCTTGGCGGTTAACCCTGGGAGGAACCAGGGTTTGGGGGAGCACACAGTGCTGTCCCGGGGGTGCAGTTTGGGGGTGTCATTTCCTGTCCCCACATCAgccatccccttccccagatGCGGTGCTGGAAGAGGGCATGGCCCCCGCAGGAAACCTGGCGGCTGAAATCCTCCCTGCGGAGCTGAGGTGGGTGCAGAGGCAGAGGGGTGGGTCCCCGACCCTGGGgggcccccgcccccgccccagACCCCCTGACCCTGCCACTGGCCCCCAGGGAGACGGTGGCgcggctgcagcaggagaaccGACGGCTGCAGGCGCAGGAGGCGACGCTGCGGCTCCAGCGGGACCGGCTCCAGCGGCGGCTGCGTGATGCTGACCAGCAGAGGTGGGGGCCGGGGAGGGTGTGACACGGTGTCCTAAAcgtgtcccctccccccgcaTCCCTaacaccccccccacccgcaGGCTGGGGGCCACAGGGGCGTCAGAGCTGCGGATGGCACTGGAAGATCAGGGGGACCCCCCTGAGGAGGTGAGCGGGTGGGGGCTCTCCTGAGGGTTTAGGGGGCTTAGTGGGTGGGGAAATATTGTTAtttgctgggggggggtccccattTTCTTGGGAGGGTCCTGATGTTCTGGGGAAGAGGTGGTATTTTGGGGGGGTTCCCACATTTGGGGGCAAGTGAGGTTTGGACTTTGGGGGCGCAGGGCCTGCATCCTCTCAGGTTTCAAAGGAGGatgctggggtttggggggggcaggggtTCCTCAGGACccccaggcttttgggggtgCCACGGCCCCCCCTCATGCCTTGTTTCCCCCCCCAGTTGTTGCTGCTGGAGACCCTGGAAGAGCTGTGAGtgcagggggaagggagggatcCAGCCTGGGCACccaggcagggtggggggatggggcaccctgtccccacgtccccaacctgtgcccccccccacgACCCCCAGGGAAGAGCTGCCCGAGGCAGGGGCTTCGCTGCAAgtggaggaggagctggagccaCGCATGGACAGCAGCGGTATGGCGGGTCCTGGGGGGGTCACAGTGTTGGGGTGTGCgcggggaggggacaggggctgagctgtgcctcagtttcccccagGAAGGCTTTAGGTCCAGGGGGAGGGAGTAGGTGTGGGGCCACTCAGGAAAGGGGCCGGTTGGGGGGTCTTCCCGCCCCGAGCCCCATTTTGTGTCCACCCCCGATCCCCATTTTGTGCCCCCCCAGGGTCACGGCACGTGGAGGAGCTGCAGCGCAGCCTGCGCCAGAGGGAGGAGGCCCTGCGCATCCTGGAGCAGCGCTACCGCCGGCATGCCGGGGGGGCCCACatggtgtggggctggggacccaCCCTGGCCTgaactgggggcactgggggggctcAGCGACCCCAGTGGTCTGGGGTTGAGAGGCCTTGGGGACCCTCGGGGCAGTTCTGGGACCTACCAAGAATATCCTACCTATACCGGGGGGGGCTCTGAGACCCCCCTGCAAGGGTCTCTTAGGTCTATGGGGGGCTCTGGGACCCCTAGTGATGCCCAGggtttggggggcggggggggggggggggtgcgtcAGGGACCCTCCTCAGGGCATTTTTGGGTGCATGGGGGGAGCTGGGACCCCTTTGGGGGGATCTCCGGGGGGGGGCCCTCAGGGCTTTTCTTGGCTGGGGAGAACTGTTTGGCGGTGCAGAGGGTCttcggggggagggggggaacacACAGAACCCTGGGGGGGCTGCTCTGTGTTTGAGTTCGGGGGTCCCACGCTGTCACCCCCTAGGTGATGCAGGCGCTGGAGCCGAAGCCCCCAGGCCCTGGCGTGGCTCCCGCCCTCCGTGCCCTCCGGAaccagctgcaggagaaggaCGCCCTGATCAAGCACCTGGAGgtgagggagggctggggcggggaggggctgggggtgatcCCAGGGGTCCCCAGCTCTGGCTgaacccccctcccccggccccccccagaACGACTACGAGCGGAGCCGGGCGCAGCGGGAGCGGGAGGAGCGGCTGCTCGTCACCGCCTGGTACAACATGGTGAGACGttgggggttctgggggggACGACTGCTCTGGGGGGGGCACGGATACCCCCCCGGGCAAAGTCTTTCGTGGTGGGGGCACAGATGATCTTGCGGGGGTCATGGGTACCTCTTGGGGAGGCTGGTAGCCCATGGAGGGCatctgggggaggggggggctgtaAAAGGTGGGGGGGGATTTGGTAGGGTAGATGCGTCCAGCTGGGGGCATCAGGGACGTGGCGCAGGGGGTCCCTATGTGCCCCCCCCAGACactgtgggtttgggggggtccaaCACTCAACCcatgccccctcccccccccccagggcctgGCGATCCAGCAGCAGGCGAGCGAGGGGGGCGGGCTGCGGGGGCCCCCTGGGGGGGCTCAGTCCTTCCTGGCGCAGCAGCGCTTGGCCACAGTCGCCCGCCGCACCCGGCCCCCCCACGGCCGGCCCCCCAACCGCTGAGCAGGGGCCTGGGGGTGCCTCCCCAGCCACTGACCTGGGGGGGCCCCCCCTTCTTTGGGCTGGTCCCATTTTAGACACTACCGTGTTGCCCCTCTGCTCTCTTGGAGGGAGGGGGCGAATGCTGTACCCCTCTTCACAGGGGCTTTTAGCACTTCTATTTTTGTACCCCTTTTCTGCAGGGTGGGGGGTCCTGTCCCCTCCCCTGCTGCCCCAAATCCTTTCAATAAAGCCACAGGTCTCAGGGGTGGGGGTTTATTCCCGGTGGGGATTCTCATGGGGCTTGTACAGGGCTGAGCCACAGTGGGGAGGTGTGTTCTGGGGTTGCCCCCTTTAAACCATGTCATCGATGCTGGGGTGCAGGAGCCAGTGATCGTgggggctgctgcccccccTCGGGGCATCCCCCAGGAGGAtggctgtgtccccccccaggctgtccccatccccCGGGGTGGCAGGTGTTGGAGGGGCCCCtggggggggctcagggctgAGCCCCCTCTCAGAGCCAGCACTGTTCTTACGGTGCAGTAGGGAGAAGCGTCGGGTGaaggtgccgggggggggccgtggggggggCTCGAGGGTGTCCCCAAGTGTCTCCCCAATGTCCTCTAGTGGCTGGAATTGCATCTCCTCCTTGGCCAGCCTG contains the following coding sequences:
- the HOOK2 gene encoding protein Hook homolog 2 isoform X3, whose translation is MRAAAHLAADLCPPLALRLPTGPGQRGGPCPCPAQHVSNLRKVLQSILEYWQDVLGQTVAEQHVPDVVLAAQQADPEQLGKLVRLVLGCAVSCERREEHIQRIMTLEESVQHVVMMAIQELLDKEPSETMAVEMYGNFDTQSRRYYFLSEEPEEAGGPQQRCLELEQQVAALLEEKGSLAEENRVLREEKAQLEADAAGASAKKLLLLQTQVEQLQEENYRLESGKEELRVRCSQLEREARGLQARAEELSGLAGEARALRDEMDVLRASSARAGRLEAAVAAYRGRAAAAGDLRRWVRALEERHATQLRRAAALQQQLGRAQAGCAQLEAARRQVEELSGQQAAAELRAEKWQVEFRNLQEKFEALNKEKERLLEERDALREANEELRCTQVQQSCLRQADAVLEEGMAPAGNLAAEILPAELRETVARLQQENRRLQAQEATLRLQRDRLQRRLRDADQQRLGATGASELRMALEDQGDPPEELLLLETLEELEELPEAGASLQVEEELEPRMDSSGSRHVEELQRSLRQREEALRILEQRYRRHAGGAHMVMQALEPKPPGPGVAPALRALRNQLQEKDALIKHLENDYERSRAQREREERLLVTAWYNMGLAIQQQASEGGGLRGPPGGAQSFLAQQRLATVARRTRPPHGRPPNR
- the HOOK2 gene encoding protein Hook homolog 2 isoform X2, with protein sequence MAAMAEGRDVCGPLLTWLQTFAPPSPCASPQDLASGVALAHVLHSIDASWFNETWLGRIRDDTEDNWRLKVSNLRKVLQSILEYWQDVLGQTVAEQHVPDVVLAAQQADPEQLGKLVRLVLGCAVSCERREEHIQRIMTLEESVQHVVMMAIQELLDKEPSETMAVEMYGNFDTQSRRYYFLSEEPEEAGGPQQRCLELEQQVAALLEEKGSLAEENRVLREEKAQLEADAAGASAKKLLLLQTQVEQLQEENYRLESGKEELRVRCSQLEREARGLQARAEELSGLAGEARALRDEMDVLRASSARAGRLEAAVAAYRGRAAAAGDLRRWVRALEERHATQLRRAAALQQQLGRAQAGCAQLEAARRQVEELSGQQAAAELRAEKWQVEFRNLQEKFEALNKEKERLLEERDALREANEELRCTQVQQSCLRQADAVLEEGMAPAGNLAAEILPAELRETVARLQQENRRLQAQEATLRLQRDRLQRRLRDADQQRLGATGASELRMALEDQGDPPEELLLLETLEELEELPEAGASLQVEEELEPRMDSSGSRHVEELQRSLRQREEALRILEQRYRRHAGGAHMVMQALEPKPPGPGVAPALRALRNQLQEKDALIKHLENDYERSRAQREREERLLVTAWYNMGLAIQQQASEGGGLRGPPGGAQSFLAQQRLATVARRTRPPHGRPPNR
- the HOOK2 gene encoding protein Hook homolog 2 isoform X1, yielding MTGSIYGRGRGRKGAGRQLQTFAPPSPCASPQDLASGVALAHVLHSIDASWFNETWLGRIRDDTEDNWRLKVSNLRKVLQSILEYWQDVLGQTVAEQHVPDVVLAAQQADPEQLGKLVRLVLGCAVSCERREEHIQRIMTLEESVQHVVMMAIQELLDKEPSETMAVEMYGNFDTQSRRYYFLSEEPEEAGGPQQRCLELEQQVAALLEEKGSLAEENRVLREEKAQLEADAAGASAKKLLLLQTQVEQLQEENYRLESGKEELRVRCSQLEREARGLQARAEELSGLAGEARALRDEMDVLRASSARAGRLEAAVAAYRGRAAAAGDLRRWVRALEERHATQLRRAAALQQQLGRAQAGCAQLEAARRQVEELSGQQAAAELRAEKWQVEFRNLQEKFEALNKEKERLLEERDALREANEELRCTQVQQSCLRQADAVLEEGMAPAGNLAAEILPAELRETVARLQQENRRLQAQEATLRLQRDRLQRRLRDADQQRLGATGASELRMALEDQGDPPEELLLLETLEELEELPEAGASLQVEEELEPRMDSSGSRHVEELQRSLRQREEALRILEQRYRRHAGGAHMVMQALEPKPPGPGVAPALRALRNQLQEKDALIKHLENDYERSRAQREREERLLVTAWYNMGLAIQQQASEGGGLRGPPGGAQSFLAQQRLATVARRTRPPHGRPPNR